AACAGTATTGCGGTCAATCACATTTACAAGAGCAGTAGCTGTTTGAATACGGTATGTCTCGTATAATGCTTTGTCCTCTTCTGATAATGAAGGATCATCTGCTTTGGGGTTCTCAATTGTAAATCCAATATTTGCTTGTCCTGCTGCTTGTACCTCAAACTCAAACTCAAATTGTTGAGTATTGATTTTTTGCATACCAATATATTTAACAGGTGCATTTGCTCCTTGTGGTAATGTTAAGTTCCAGTCAATGAAATCTCCACGATCATCTGGACTCATTGTGTACCATACAATGATTTTGAATCTTTCTGGCTCTGCATTCTCTTCAACATTTCCACCTACATATTTTAGGTAACTTTTGTTTAATTTGCGACTTGTTAATTTTACATCCTCGCTGTATGTATTAATTTGGCTGAATGAGATATAAAGCTCATTAAAATGTTTTCCATCATCACATGTTAGGTAAAGTTGTAATGTTTTATCCTCTATTGTTATGGCAATAATTCCTTGCTCATAAACATTTGCAGTTGATGTTAATGGAAGAGAAACAACCCAAACATCATTGCTGTCATCAATTGTTACGTCTCCTATTTCAAGGGTTAATCCATCAGCTACATAATTTTCTTTGTTTAGCAAAATCTCTTTAACTGCTGCTTTTTGCTCATCGGAAGCTCCATCTAAATAACAGAAGAAAGAGTAATTCAATGTCAATGTCTCTCCTAAATAGATAGTTTTGTATGTTAACAATCCTATACCATCATTTGGGTTATTAGGGTTAATTATATTGTGAGATAGATATACACCATAGTCTACTGTTATAGGTATATCTTTTACATAACCGCCAAGAATTATACGACAGATTAGCTCCTCTTTTTGAGTTCCTGCTGTAAATTTTACTTTATAGCCTAAATCATCGGGCATTAAACTATATACCACCTTTGCATCGGTTATACTATTATCTGCAAGAGCCTCGTTTTTTAATAGTTCAACACCAAATGGATATAAATCAGAATCAAGATAATCAGATGATTCTATCTCTACATAAAATTCCGACTCAGCAAGTGGTGCCAGCTGTAAACTCTCTATTGATACAGAAACTAGGCTATAATCAATCTCTGGTTCTTCATATTCAAATCGTATAGAATCAACTTTAGATAGATCATAAATTGATAGGTTATCATCTTTCATATAAACCTGCATCATCTTTTTCTCATCAACACTCTCTTCTGTGTTTTGCGACTGTACACAAAAGAGTGTCATGAACAAAAGCATGGTTGTTAATATTGCTTTTATAGATTTCATGATAATTTTTGTTTTTTATGTTCAGTTATACTATTTTATAATTTTCTTTGTTACCACTTGTTCGCCTGATTGTGCAACTACGATATAGATTCCATTAGGGTAGTTGCTAACATTAAGGGTTACAACATCTACTCCATGAGCAACTGTTTGCATTAATACTCCTTGCATATTGTATAGTTGCACTTGATTGACTACTTCAGATGAGGTTACTTTTACTTCTCCTGTCGATGCTATATAGAGTATCTCTATTTCAGCAGTTTCAACTTCACTCTCCTCTATGGCTGTTATATCAGTATCACCAAAGGTAATAACCTCAATATTATCTATTGCCATGGGGGTTCCCATACCCGATATGGTAATATTTACTTCATCTTCTGACGGGAAGGTTATTTTGTCTATTTCATCAATATTTATTGATTGAAATGCTCCTTGCGTTGTTAAATAGACATTCATATATTCAGTTGCAGAAACTCCCACAAAGGGAATGAATGCTAATAACAACACTAATTGTTTAATGTAGTTTTTATTCATAATATATATTTAATTGTTTTACTATTACGTTTCTTGGATCATTTAAGTCATTTTAGTTATTATTGCGGTAAGTTTATGAAACCAAAAACTAACGAATGCACAATAACATGTATTTTTTTGCAAAAATAAACATAAATTTGCATTTTACCCCCCCCCCATTGTTAATTATTGTTAATTATTGTTAATCAATAATTAACAATGGGGGATAATATCTTTATATTTTACATAAAAAAAGAACTTCTCAAGTTTACAATAATATATAATTTGGTCATAACCAAACCTGCGTAAACATTTAATTAAGATATAGGCAGACAATTTATTAAAAGTTTGACAAAGGATAGGATATAAACTCTTTATTTAATTTATCTTTAACAAAAGAGGAGGATAGTATTTAAAACTTTATTTTCAACCCCTCGTTTGCTAAGATTGTATTTGCAAACTCCTTTTGTGCTTCTTGCAAAAGAGGGGATTCATCTTTGTAACGAGTTGAGAAGTGACCTATAATCAACTGCTCTACCTCTGCCTCTTTTGCTATTTTTGCTGCTTGTAGAGCGGTTGTGTGGTAGCGTTTACTGGCGGTCTTCTCCATATCGTGAAGATAGGTTGCTTCATGATACAGAAGTGATACTCCTGTTATATGCGGAATGATTGATGTTGTATATTTTGTATCGGAGCAATAGGCGTAACTTGATGCCGGTGATGGAGGTGATACCAACTCACAATTTGGGATTATCTCACCATCGGGTGTAATATAATCTGCTCCCTCTTTTATGCGAGGTAACTCTTTTAGAGGTATATTATACCTCTCTACCCTCTCTTTTATTATATGGGGCAATTTGTTTATCTCTTCAAACTTGAATCCGAATGTTGGAATGCGATGTTTTAAGGGGAAAGATGTTACTCGAAGTGTTCCATCGTTATAGATTTCTGCAACTTTAGATGGAAGTGGTTCTATTGTTATTTTTAGCGTACTTCCACTGCAATAGTAATCA
The sequence above is drawn from the Bacteroidales bacterium genome and encodes:
- a CDS encoding T9SS type A sorting domain-containing protein yields the protein MNKNYIKQLVLLLAFIPFVGVSATEYMNVYLTTQGAFQSINIDEIDKITFPSEDEVNITISGMGTPMAIDNIEVITFGDTDITAIEESEVETAEIEILYIASTGEVKVTSSEVVNQVQLYNMQGVLMQTVAHGVDVVTLNVSNYPNGIYIVVAQSGEQVVTKKIIK
- a CDS encoding ribonuclease Z yields the protein MKEFELTILGCGSAKPSGRHQLSSQVLTYRGKHFMIDCGEGTQRQFYRNGLNQNRLSHIFISHLHGDHCFGLIGFISTLELQERTGEIVIHAHSDLETLLRPQIDYYCSGSTLKITIEPLPSKVAEIYNDGTLRVTSFPLKHRIPTFGFKFEEINKLPHIIKERVERYNIPLKELPRIKEGADYITPDGEIIPNCELVSPPSPASSYAYCSDTKYTTSIIPHITGVSLLYHEATYLHDMEKTASKRYHTTALQAAKIAKEAEVEQLIIGHFSTRYKDESPLLQEAQKEFANTILANEGLKIKF